A genomic segment from Colletotrichum higginsianum IMI 349063 chromosome 5, whole genome shotgun sequence encodes:
- a CDS encoding Transferase hexapeptide domain-containing protein: MSSSKRHSMLPAVSNTGPRPPVNFSSSLTVADSAILVGTHSITIQSESVLHPRSKLESTNGSILIGRRCIIHERTHIGAVGNDDASGGVLLGDYVVVEVGSVIQAGGTEIGTDTVVGVRSRIGSGAIIGKNCTISPLTVVKAGEKIPDYTVVYSNGQRRTDRRGVADLKHKAQARQIDVLRRLIPNKAEKWLS; the protein is encoded by the exons ATGTCGTCTAGCAAGCGGCATTCTATGCTGCCCGCCGTCTCCAACACCGGCCCGCGACCGCCAGTCAACTTCTCTTCGTCTctcaccgtcgccgacagCGCCATTCTTGTCGGAACCCACTCGATCACGATTCAATCCGAAAGCGTTCTACACCCCCGGTCCAAGCTTGAATCTACCAATGGCAGCATCCTCATTGGGCGACGGTGCATCATCCACGAGCGAACCCACATTGGCGCGGTTGGCAACGACGATGCCAGCGGAGGTGTTCTTCTCGGAGACTACGTGGTCGTAGAAGTTGGCTCGGTTATCCAAGCTGGCGGCACGGAGATTGGGACAGATACCGTCGTCGGAGTCCGATCTCGGATAGGGAGTGGTGCCATCATTGGCAAG AACTGCACGATATCACCCCTGACCGTtgtcaaggccggcgagaagaTTCCAGACTACACGGTCGTGTACTCCAACGGCCAGCGACGGACGGATAGACGAGGAGTTGCAGACCTCAAGCACAAGGCGCAGGCGCGGCAGATTGATGTGCTCAGGAGACTTATACCCAATAAGGCCGAGAAATGGCTGAGCTGA
- a CDS encoding NADH-ubiquinone oxidoreductase 51 kDa subunit, producing MATPRRLPAQAAQAARNFATVRTYGGLKDQDRIFQNLYGRLPPTLASAKKMGDWHKTKEIILKGHDWIISEVKASGLRGRGGAGFPSGLKWSFMNFKDWDKDDKPRYLVVNADEGEPGTCKDREIMRKDPHKLIEGCLVAGRAMNATAAYIYIRGEFVQEAAVLQNAINEAYKDGLIGKNACNSGYDFDVFIHRGAGAYVCGEETSLIESLEGKPGKPRLKPPFPAAVGLFGCPSTVANVETIAVAPTICRRGGNWFAGFGRERNQGTKLYCISGHVNNPVTVEEEMSIPLRELIDKHCGGVRGGWDNLLAVIPGGSSTPILPKNVCDNQLMDFDALKDSQSGLGTAAVIVMDKSTDVVRAISRLSHFYAHESCGQCTPCREGSKWTDQIMKRFEKGQGRPREIDMLQELTKQVEGHTICALGEAFAWPLQGLIRHFRPELEKRMEEYAAQNGGANALGGGWASDARAQGKLVSPGQ from the exons ATGGCTACTCCACGGCGGTTACCCGCGCAGGCCGCGCAGGCTGCGCGAAACTTTGCGACGGTTCGAACATACGGCGGCCTCAAGGATCAGGACCGCATCTTCCAGAATCTCTACGGTCGGTTGCCCCCGAcgctggcctcggcgaagaagatgggcgATTGGCACAAGACGAAGGAGATCATTCTTAAGGGACACGACTGGATCATCAGCGAGGTCAAGGCCTCGGGTCTCCGTGGCCGTGGAGGCGCCGGCTTTCCCTCGGGACTGAAATGG TCGTTCATGAACTTCAAGGATTGggacaaggacgacaagCCCAGATACCTGGTCGTCAACGCCGATGAGGGCGAGCCCGGAACCTGCAAAGACCGCGAGATCATGCGAAAGGACCCCCACAAGCTCATCGAGGGAtgcctcgtcgccggccgagCCATGAACGCCACTGCCGCCTACATCTACATTCGCGGCGAGTTCGTCCAGGAGGCCGCTGTCCTCCAAAACGCCATCAACGAGGCATACAAGGATGGTCTGATCGGCAAGAACGCATGCAACTCGGGATACGACTTCGATGTCTTCATCCACCGCGGTGCCGGTGCCTACGTCTGCGGTGAGGAGACGTCCCTTATCGAGTCCCTCGAGGGCAAGCCCGGAAAGCCCCGCCTCAAGCCTCCcttccccgccgccgtcggtcTCTTCGGCTGCCCGTCGAccgtcgccaacgtcgagaccatcgccgtcgcccctACCATTTGCAGACGTGGTGGCAACTGGTTCGCCGGCTTTGGCCGCGAGCGTAACCAGGGAACCAAGCTCTACTGCATTTCCGGTCACGTCAACAACCCTGTtaccgtcgaggaggagatgtCGATACCCCTGCGCGAGCTCATCGACAAGCACTGCGGCGGTGTCCGTGGCGGCTGGGACAACCTTCTGGCCGTTATCCCCGGTGGATCCTCCACGCCCATCTTGCCCAAGAACGTCTGCGACAACCAGCTCATGGACTTCGACGCCCTGAAGGACAGCCAGTCCGGTCTGGGTACTGCCGCCGTTATTGTCATGGACAAGAGCACCGACGTTGTCCGGGCCATCAGCCGTCTCTCCCACTTCTACGCCCACGAGTCCTGCGGCCAGTGCACGCCCTGCAGAGAGGGTAGCAAGTGGACGGACCAGATCATGAAGCGCTTCGAGAAGGGCCAGGGCCGGCCACGCGAGATCGACATGCTTCAGGAGCTCACCAAGCAGGTTGAGGGCCACACCATCTGCG CTCTTGGTGAGGCTTTCGCCTGGCCCCTTCAGGGTCTCATCAGACATTTCCGCCCCGAGCTGGAGAAGAGAATGGAGGAGTACGCCGCGCagaacggcggcgccaacgccTTGGGTGGTGGCTGGGCGTCTGATGCCCGGGCTCAGGGCAAGTTGGTTTCGCCAGGACAGTAA
- a CDS encoding AoPex11B codes for MTSFGYDQFVAFGSDSAGLERILRGLQALTAIFGAYPSLVSLLLLAPGAPYPPFLEALGPLRGHLNLTRRFIRFFWFLNSFGASYNIYTSTPSSSSPVPPAGTPQGKNGGGVAVGLETWLDILRFTLLGLYGGLESLTLPDLLGVPRLEFFGAERTAALNVEAQRFWLLALACGVLANLTRMLKAFAYAPVPQHGHGYGTGEEAGKDGDKNAGEKKEKDGEKQDGDGEEPLDWEAERARLRAIVVKRREERKRWRRHVAFQVKSLGRKVFSDSLDCLIPGVVLGWVNVQPGTVGVAMLVTTVLTSKDIWERCGAAVAAKRAS; via the exons ATGACTTCGTTCGGATATGATCAGTTCGTGGCCTTCGGATCCGACAGTG CCGGGCTCGAGCGCATTCTCCGCGGCCTCCAAGCCCTCACCGCAATCTTTGGCGCGTACCCGTCCCTCgtctcccttctcctcctggCCCCGGGCGCTCCGTACCCGCccttcctcgaggccctcggccCGTTACGGGGCCACCTGAACCTGACCCGCCGCTTCATCCGCTTCTTCTGGTTTCTCAACTCCTTCGGCGCGTCGTACAACATATACACCTCCaccccgtcgtcatcgtcaccggTCCCGCCCGCAGGCACCCCACAGGGTAAaaacggcggcggcgtcgccgttggcctcgagACATGGCTCGACATCCTCCGGTTCACTCTCCTCGGTCTctacggcggcctcgagTCCCTGACGCTTCCGGACCTGCTGGGCGTCCCCCGGCTCGAGttcttcggcgccgagcgCACGGCGGCGCTCAACGTCGAGGCCCAGCGGTTCTGGCTGCTCGCGCTGGCGTGCGGCGTGCTGGCGAACCTGACGCGGATGCTGAAGGCGTTTGCGTATGCGCCCGTGCCGCAGCACGGGCACGGGTACGGCACCGGTGAGGAGGCCGGGAAGGACGGTGACAAGAATGCcggagagaagaaggagaaagatgGGGAGAAGCAGgacggagacggcgaggagccGCTGGATTGGGAGGCGGAGCGTGCTCGTCTCAGGGCCATCGTGGTCAAGAGgcgggaggagaggaagaggtgGAGGCGGCACGTGGCCTTCCAGGTCAAGTCGCTCGGGCGGAAGGTCTTTTCGGACTCGTTGGACTGCCTCATCCCCGGCGTCGTCCTGGGCTGGGTGAACGTCCAGCCGGGCACCGTGGGCGTCGCCATGCTTGTCACGACTGTCCTGACGAGCAAGGATATCTGGGAGAGGTGCGGTGCTGCGGTCGCGGCAAAGAGGGCTTCTTAG
- a CDS encoding smr domain-containing protein produces the protein MPSDSLKSDTAIHYPFLSFQDNTNQPSYDITYDLPSTKCLGTFRTMATASHSPTENRPLNPNVVFPPASLKSRVCSDSSRDGSGSPRAFARLTFSFVRALRAVAIAFAISLVVVNCTTQNPYYRVSALFIFFFVAQLIWLVLALLTQGNRRRRDHGTCFTVDFGFVECIFRRRGRDSDDDGHERDGVLSWLVDDGGKQRKIKSLVYTAVDTIFAIITFTLGVVATSNHGLWYSEHHVPVAVLGIFVGVFEGAIAISQQFAILKSAKIQIMWDEDEETDLGSHKYRIRLPQSPEQRHAAMSVTA, from the exons ATGCCCTCCGACTCGCTCAAGTCAGACACCGCCATCCACTACCCATTCCTGTCGTTCCAGGACAACACGAACCAGCCGAGCTACGATATCACGTACGATCTCCCCTCGACAAAGTGTCTGGGCACCTTCCGGAccatggcgacggcctcCCACTCCCCGACCGAGAACCGGCCACTCAACCCCAACGTCGTATTCCCACCGGCTTCGCTCAAGTCCCGCGTCTGCTCCGACTCCTCCCGCGACGGGAGCGGCTCGCCCAGGGCGTTTGCGCGGCTCACTTTCAGCTTCGTCCGGGCGCTGCGCGCCGTGGCCATCGCCTTCGCCATcagcctcgtcgtcgtcaattGCACGACCCAGAACCCTTACTATAGGGTCTCGGctctcttcatcttcttcttcgtcgcgcAGCTCATCtggctcgtcctcgccctgctGACCCAGGGCaaccgccgtcgccgggaCCATGGCACGTGTTTTACCGTCGACTTCGGATTCGTCGAGTGCATCTTCAGACGGCGGGGCCGCGAtagcgatgacgacggacACGAGCGCGACGGCGTGCTGAGCTGGTtggtggacgacggcgggaAGCAGAGGAAGATCAAGAGCCTGGTCTACACTGCCGTCGACACCATtttcgccatcatcaccttCACCCTTGGCGTCGTTGCTACGAGCAATCACGGACTCTGGTACTCGGAACACCACGTCCCCGTTGCTGTCCTTGGTATTTTTGTTGG CGTCTTCGAAGGCGCCATCGCGATTTCTCAGCAATTCGCCATTCTGAAGAGCGCCAAGATCCAGATCATGtgggacgaggatgaggagacGGACCTTGGCTCGCACAAGTACCGCATCCGGCTGCCCCAGAGTCCTGAGCAGAGGCATGCCGCCATGTCTGTCACGGCGTAG